Below is a window of Chelmon rostratus isolate fCheRos1 chromosome 23, fCheRos1.pri, whole genome shotgun sequence DNA.
GCTATGCCTTTGTCCACATGGAAAACAAGGAGGATGCCCTCCAGGCCATCGAGGCCCTGCACGGCACCTCGTTTAAGGGCCGCCCCCTGTCTGTAGAGCTGTCCAAGGTCCAGCCCAGCAAGCAGGCGCCTACAGGAAAGATCCCCTGCGTTAACTGTGGAAAACAGGGCCACTATGCTGGAGAATGCCCTGTGGGGAAGCCTTCTCTGGAGCAGTACCAGAGTCAGGCGGCGGTCCtggccgccgctgctgctgcagcagccggCCTGCCGCTACAGGTCCAACAAAGCGTGCACAATTCAGTCTACAACACCTCCACCTTTGATCCCACGTATGCAGCTCTCACTGGGATCACCACAGGCACACGCACTGATGGAAACCCGGTGAATCCAGCTGTTTACGGTGCCCTTGCCAGCCAGGTGTATGGTGCCAATGTTGCCAATCAGCTTTATGGAACAGTGGCCAATCAGGCAGCTCTTACATCAGGCGCCACCCAAATGTACAGCTCGATGGCCCCGAACATCTATGGCCAAATGGCTGCAACCCcggcggctgctgctgcggcCGCGGCGGCGGCTGCCTACACAACTCCGGTTTACACCCCAACCGTGGCAAATCCGCCCGTCTATCTGACTGCTGCTCCTGGAATAGAAATGCCGACGGCAGCGGCTGCTGTTAACCCCGCCTACACCGTATCTCCAGCGATTTATGGTGCCGCCGCACCAGCCTACGCTCACATAAGCGCCATGGGAGCAGCGGACCCCACCACAGCCATCTTTGAGGCAGCCAGACAGGCGCATTACTTTGCCCAGGGCCAGCAGGTCGTAGCCGAGCAGCAGTCAGTGGCCGCCGCCGCAGCGGCTGCCGCTGTGGCAAAGTCTGGCGAGAGGGACCGCAGTCCCCTGCGGAGGTCGGTACCTCTGCTGCCAGACCCCGTGATGAAGCCGTTCATGTACCAGAGAGCCAAGCCGCGCCGACCCCTGCTCCCCACGCCAGCTGGAAGAGCGGCAGAAGAGGCagtggaggctgcagaggacCCCATGGCCAGGTAGGACGTGATGCTTGATTGTGTGACCACAGAAACATTCCCAGAGAGGGCTGACTTTTAGTTTCTCATTTACTACTTTTTATCTGTTTACCTCTGGGcatctgcttttttccccttgtttttaGTCATGCTTTTACACATTTCTCATGCCTGATTATTGCTTTTTTAGATTTTCCATGCTACTTGTTACTCTCACTGTGTTGCCAAGTGCCCCAGTAAATGCTCATGCTGTCCCTCTTCCTACCTAAACCCTTCTCTCCCTATCTTAACCCACCCCTCTCTATCGCCCTTCCTCACGTCTCTTAGGTACTATGCAGAGTActaccagcagctgcagcagtaccCCCAGTTCCAGTATGCCTACCCACCACCGAACACAGTGACCGCCATCCCTGGCATGCCGGGAGTGTCAGCAGTCTCTGCTGTGCCCACGATGTCCGCCCAGCCAGTTGCCACGCTGGACGCCCTCAGGCCGGTGGTCCCCACAGCTGCGGCGGTGGCAGCCGCCATGGCTGCGCCCAGGGTGTATGAGCCGCCGTTGCCGCCGCCCACGCGCAAGGAGGCCATCCTCCGCCGCCCCGAACTCTCCCTTCACACGCCTGAGCCCCCCTTCCGATAGTCGCACACAACTCTCTGCCCCCACCCCTCACTCTTTGCCCTGAACCCCACTCCCCACCATCTCCTCTTCCACCCCAAACTTGAACACCTTACAGCagctgtacgtgtgtgtatgtgagtttgtgtgcgTCTGGGGGCTCTGAGTGTGTGGGGCGGGCTTTGAAACTGAGGGGCTCCTTGGTTTATTAACCTGCTTTACGAgggatcagctgatcagctaaCCTTGGTcctgtttgcatgcacacagtgcAGCCATGAAAGGGAGGCTCTCATCTGTTGTACGGGCATTCTTTGTGCTTCtcagttttacttttttatcGTGCCAGTCTCACACTTGTGCCAGTATTAGACTGATCCCGTCAGTCGTTTCATATGCCTTTATTTCCGCA
It encodes the following:
- the rbm14b gene encoding RNA-binding protein 14b isoform X1 gives rise to the protein MDKSHTVKLFVGNLALDTTQEELSAIFEPYGQVVSCSVLRQFAFVHLQGEGAAERAIRELNGREFRGRNLVVEESRGRPLHSTKVFVGNLSGMCTTEDLQQLFQTFGKVLECDKVKARHSSSAGYAFVHMENKEDALQAIEALHGTSFKGRPLSVELSKVQPSKQAPTGKIPCVNCGKQGHYAGECPVGKPSLEQYQSQAAVLAAAAAAAAGLPLQVQQSVHNSVYNTSTFDPTYAALTGITTGTRTDGNPVNPAVYGALASQVYGANVANQLYGTVANQAALTSGATQMYSSMAPNIYGQMAATPAAAAAAAAAAAYTTPVYTPTVANPPVYLTAAPGIEMPTAAAAVNPAYTVSPAIYGAAAPAYAHISAMGAADPTTAIFEAARQAHYFAQGQQVVAEQQSVAAAAAAAAVAKSGERDRSPLRRSVPLLPDPVMKPFMYQRAKPRRPLLPTPAGRAAEEAVEAAEDPMARYYAEYYQQLQQYPQFQYAYPPPNTVTAIPGMPGVSAVSAVPTMSAQPVATLDALRPVVPTAAAVAAAMAAPRVYEPPLPPPTRKEAILRRPELSLHTPEPPFR
- the rbm14b gene encoding RNA-binding protein 14b isoform X2, giving the protein MDKSHTVKLFVGNLALDTTQEELSAIFEPYGQVVSCSVLRQFAFVHLQGEGAAERAIRELNGREFRGRNLVVEESRGRPLHSTKVFVGNLSGMCTTEDLQQLFQTFGKVLECDKVKGYAFVHMENKEDALQAIEALHGTSFKGRPLSVELSKVQPSKQAPTGKIPCVNCGKQGHYAGECPVGKPSLEQYQSQAAVLAAAAAAAAGLPLQVQQSVHNSVYNTSTFDPTYAALTGITTGTRTDGNPVNPAVYGALASQVYGANVANQLYGTVANQAALTSGATQMYSSMAPNIYGQMAATPAAAAAAAAAAAYTTPVYTPTVANPPVYLTAAPGIEMPTAAAAVNPAYTVSPAIYGAAAPAYAHISAMGAADPTTAIFEAARQAHYFAQGQQVVAEQQSVAAAAAAAAVAKSGERDRSPLRRSVPLLPDPVMKPFMYQRAKPRRPLLPTPAGRAAEEAVEAAEDPMARYYAEYYQQLQQYPQFQYAYPPPNTVTAIPGMPGVSAVSAVPTMSAQPVATLDALRPVVPTAAAVAAAMAAPRVYEPPLPPPTRKEAILRRPELSLHTPEPPFR